The following proteins are co-located in the Microvirga ossetica genome:
- a CDS encoding CopG family transcriptional regulator, which translates to MASNVHELRSKASDSEKITINLGYVDLGHIDLLVQEGFYSNRTDFIRTAIRNQLDRHTDAVKKSVDRHQLDLGLRHYGRQDLEAVQAAGEMLHIQVLGLASIANDVTPELARQTIASLHVLGALHASPAVKEALKDRMR; encoded by the coding sequence ATGGCGAGCAACGTGCACGAGCTTCGGTCAAAGGCTTCAGACAGCGAGAAGATTACGATCAACCTGGGCTATGTCGACCTTGGCCACATCGATCTGCTCGTGCAGGAGGGTTTCTACTCCAACCGGACCGACTTCATCCGGACCGCTATTCGAAACCAGCTTGATCGTCATACCGACGCCGTCAAGAAATCAGTGGACCGGCACCAGCTCGACCTCGGCCTGCGCCACTACGGTCGCCAGGACCTCGAGGCCGTGCAGGCAGCCGGAGAAATGCTGCACATCCAGGTTCTGGGTCTTGCCAGCATCGCCAACGATGTCACGCCCGAGCTGGCGCGGCAGACGATTGCCTCCCTTCACGTCCTTGGCGCCTTGCACGCCAGTCCGGCCGTGAAAGAGGCGC